TCCAGAAGTATTTTGTAAATGGGTTAACAATAGGAGCTGTTAAAGAATAGTACGGAGTTTTAAAAGTTGATTTTAATAAGGTTAGGAGAAGAAAAATGAAGAAAAAAACTATTATAGGACCAGCACTTCCTAATATTCCATGGGAAGAAAGACCAGAGGGATGTAATGATGCCGTTTGGCGTTATTCTAATAATCCAATTATTCCAAGAAATTTGCTTCCTTTTTCTAACAGCATATTTAACAGCGCTGTAGTGCCTTATGAAGGCAAGTTTGCTGGAGTATTTAGATGTGATGATAAAAGACGTGAAATGAGAATTCATTCTGGCTTTAGTGAAGACGGATTAAAGTGGAATATAGATGTTAATCCAATAAAATTCCAATGTGAAGATAAGGAAATAGGGCAGTTTGAATATGCCTACGATCCTAGAGTTTGCTTTATAGAAGATAGATACTATGTTACCTGGTGCAATGGATATCACGGACCAACTATAGGGGTAGCCTATACTCATGATTTTAAAGAATTTCATCAGCTTGAAAATGCATTTTTGCCTTATAACAGAAATGGAGTTATGTTCCCAAGAAAGATAAACGGCAATTATGCAATGCTGAGCAGACCTAGTGATACCGGACATACCTCTTTTGGAGATATATTTTATAGCGAGAGTCCTGATTTAGTTTTCTGGGGTAAGCATCGTCATGTTATGGCACCAAGAGGCTGGTGGCAGAGCACTAAAATAGGTGCTGGACCAACGCCTATAGAAACTACTGAAGGATGGCTTGTATTCTATCACGGTGTTTTAACCTCCTGTAATGGATACGTATATCATTTTGGAGCTGCACTATTGGATTTGGAGCAGCCTTGGAAGGTTTTATATAGAACTGAGCCATATTTAATGTCCCCTCAAACACTATATGAGTGTGTTGGAGACGTACCAAACGTAGTGTTTCCTTGTGCAGCTTTAGCTGACAGTGAAACAGGAAGAATAGCTATATACTATGGGGCTGCAGATACCGTAACAGGCATTGCCTTTACTCAAGTTGATGAGCTTATAGAATATATTAAAAACAATTCAAAATTATAGTCCTAATAAAAGTGTCCTATTAGATTAAGGTTTAATAGGACACTTTTTAGCTGATGAAAATGATTTATGGATATAAATATTAGAGTTTATTATAATAAAAAGGTGAAAATATACATATGAAATTTTCACAGTAAATGTATAATTAATACACTATAAAAAATATTTGCCCAAATCTATAATAAAACTGTAAACGATGAGCAATAAAAAGTTAGATGGAGGGAAGTACATGTTAAGATTTAAAAAACTAATGGCATTAACCATGGGAGTTTTAGTAGCATCATCTGTTGTACTAACTGGCTGTGGAAAAGAAAAGGGTTCAGAAACAACTAATAATTCAAAGGATAAACCAGTTGAGCTTACTTGGTATACCATAGGAGCACCTCAAGCTGATACACCAAAGGTTCAAGAAGAGATAAACAAGTATACTAAAGAAAAAATTGGTGCTACTATTAACATTAAGCAAATTGACTGGGGTGATTATACTCAGAAAATGCAAGTTGTAGTTAATTCAGGAGAAGAGTATGATATAGCATTTACTTGCTCATGGGCTAATGATTACTTAACAAATTCCAGAAAAGGAGCCTTTCTTGCACTAAATGATGAAAAGAATAATCTTTTAGATAAGTATGGAAAGGAAACCTACAATGCAGTAGATAAAAACTTCTGGGAAGGCGCAAAGATTGA
The genomic region above belongs to Clostridium swellfunianum and contains:
- a CDS encoding glycoside hydrolase family 130 protein — protein: MKKKTIIGPALPNIPWEERPEGCNDAVWRYSNNPIIPRNLLPFSNSIFNSAVVPYEGKFAGVFRCDDKRREMRIHSGFSEDGLKWNIDVNPIKFQCEDKEIGQFEYAYDPRVCFIEDRYYVTWCNGYHGPTIGVAYTHDFKEFHQLENAFLPYNRNGVMFPRKINGNYAMLSRPSDTGHTSFGDIFYSESPDLVFWGKHRHVMAPRGWWQSTKIGAGPTPIETTEGWLVFYHGVLTSCNGYVYHFGAALLDLEQPWKVLYRTEPYLMSPQTLYECVGDVPNVVFPCAALADSETGRIAIYYGAADTVTGIAFTQVDELIEYIKNNSKL